The following is a genomic window from Nitrospira sp..
GAGTCGGACAATCTGGCGATCAAGGGCGTGCTGGAGATGTATAAAGACAAGGGCGATCACATCATTACCTCCTCCACGGAACACCGCGCGGTCATCGACACCGCCAAAGCGCTTGAAGCAAAGGGCAAGGCAACCGTGACGTACCTGTCCGTCGACAAGTACGGGATGGTCAATCCGGAAGATGTACGGAACGCGATCACGGACAAGACCGTCCTGATTTCCGTGATGCTTGCCAATAATGAAATCGGCACGATCAACCCGGTGAAGGAAATCGGCAAGATCGCCAAGGAAAAAGGCGTGCTCTTTCACTGCGACGCCACTCAAGGCGTCGGCAAGATTCCCGTCGATGTGCAGGACATGGGCATCGACCTGATGTCGTTCTCGGCTCATAAAATCTATGGCCCGAAGGGAATCGGCGCTCTATATGTGAGAAAGAAAAACCCTCGTGTGCGAATCGCGGCCCAAATGGACGGCGGCGGACACGAGCGCGGCATGCGCTCTGGCACTCTGCCGGTGCCGCTGATCGTGGGATTCGGCAAGGCCTGCGAATTGTGCGAACAGGAAATGGCCGCCGAATCAGCACGCCTCACCGCAATGCGCGACCGCCTGCAAGCCGGCATCATGAACGCCATCGACGAGGCCTATCTCAACGGCCACCCGACCCAGCGCCTGCCGCACAATCTGAATATTTCCTTCGCCTATGTCGAAGGCGAGTCTCTGCTGATGGGCATGAAGGACATCGCCCTGTCGTCCGGCTCAGCCTGCACCTCCGCGACGCTGGAACCGTCCTACGTTCTGCGGGCTCTGGGCGTGGGCGTGGAACTCGCGCATTCCTCCATCCGTTTCGGCCTGGGCCGCTTCAATACGGATGAAGAGATTGACTACACGATCAAGAAGGTTATTGAAATTGTGACGAAGCTGCGAGAAATGTCGCCGTTGTACGAAATGGCGAAAGAGGGAGTCGATTTGAAATCCGTTCAGTGGGCCGCCCACTGAACCAGCCCACAGGCTTAGATAGCCACGAGGAGGATAGACCATGGCATACAGCGACAAAGTCGTCGATCATTTCAATAATCCCCGGAACATGGGGAGCTTCAAGAAAGACGAAGACGGCGTGGGCACCGGCATGGTCGGCGCGCCCGAGTGCGGCGACGTCATGAAGCTCCAGATCAAGGTCCAGAACGATACGATTGTCGATGCCAAGTTCAAAACGTTTGGCTGCGGCTCCGCCATCGCCAGCTCCAGCCTGGCGACCGAATGGCTCAAGGGCAAGACCATCGAAGAAGCCCAGAAGATCAAGAACACCGACATCGTCCAGGAACTGAACCTGCCGCCGGTCAAGATCCACTGCTCGGTCCTGGCCGAAGACGCGATCAAGGCGGCATTGGCCGATTACCAGAAGAAAGCCGACTCCAAGTAACGGCAGAAGGGAGCGCACTATGGACGCGACGAATACTGAAACTCAGACCCCAGTCATTTCGCTCACGGACGCAGCTCTGACGGAAATCAAACGGCTGATCAATGTCCAAGGGATCGAAGAAGGCGGCCTGCGCCTAGGCGTTAAGGGCGGCGGCTGCTCCGGCCTGAGCTACACCATCAACTTCGACGAGAAGATCGGCCAGCATGACCAGGTCTACGATTTCGACGGCGTGAAAATCATTGTGGACACCAAGAGCGCGATCTACTTGCAAGGCACCCAGCTCGATTACCACAAGGACCTGATGGGCGGGAATTTTAAATTCGTGAACCCGAACGCCAACAAGACCTGTGGCTGCGGAGAATCGTTTTCGGCCTAAGTGAGGCGATGAACATGAATGGCCACACGCACAGCACCAGCGACCGGCGCGAATTACAGATGGCCCGCAGCATGTGCTGGCACTGCCAGTCCGAAGTGTCGGGAGAATATTTCTGCGACCGGTGCGTAAAAGTCCAGCCGGTGTCGAAGGAGCTCGATTATTTTACCTGCTTCGGCATTCCCCGCCGCCTCTCCATCGATCAGCAGCAGTTAGAAACCAAGTTCTACGAATTGAGCCGGGCCTTTCATCCCGACTTCTATCAGAACAAGAGCGGCGCGGAACAGACCATCAGCCTCGGCAACTCGGCCATGCTGAACACCGCCTACCGCACGCTGCGTGATCCGATTCAGCGCGCCGAATATCTGCTCGACCTGGAAGCCGGCGCCGTGAAAGAGATCCGGACAACGCCGCCGGCCGACCTCTTCGAGGAAATTCTCGACCTGCAGGACACGCTCAATGAATTCCGCGCCGGCGACAAGACATCGGACGAGGCCGCCACGCTCCGCGCCGCGCTGCAATCCAAACGCGCCACGCTGGAACAGCGGCAGCGGGACATGGAAGCCCAGATTCAGCAGCTCTTCGTCCGGTGGGATGCGCTGCAAGACCGTGGCGAAGCGACCGAGCAGGCGCGCGCCGAACGCGACCGCATCCTGAAAGAGATGCGGGACATCCTGTCCAACCGCACCTACGTGAAGAATATCGTCAACGACCTCGTCGCCACCATCGTCTAATCATCATGTCACGAATCGTCGGCATCGATCTCGGCACTACCAATTCCCTGGTCGCCTACATGGACAAGGGCACGCCCCGCGTGATCGCTGGCCGCCATGAACGGGCCATGGTCCCTTCCGTCGTCGCCTTGACCGACAACGGCCTCATCGTCGGCGATCCGGCCAAGGAACACCTGACGAGAAACCCCGAGCGCACCGTGTACTCCGTGAAACGGTTTATGGGCAAAGGCCTGGCCGATGTCCAAAACGAGCTCGCCTATTTCCCCTACACCCTGACCGAAAAGGGCGGCGTCATTCGGATCGCGCTCGGCGAGAAAACCTATTCGCCTCCGCAAATCTCGGCCATGATTCTCAAGGAACTGAAGCTCCGCGCGGAAGCGTTCCTCGGCGAGAGCATCGCCAAAGCCGTCATCACCGTCCCCGCCTATTTCAACGACAGTCAGCGGCAGGCCACCAAAGACGCTGGCATGATCGCGGGGCTGGAGGTCTTGCGCATCATCAACGAACCGACCGCCGCGTCGCTGGCCTATGGACTCCAAGAGAAAACGCAAGGCACGATCGCCGTCTACGACCTAGGCGGCGGCACCTTCGACATTTCCATACTCAAACTCAAGAACGGCATCTTTGAAGTCCTCGCGACCAACGGCGACACGCACCTGGGCGGCGACGATTTCGATCGATTGATCGCCGATCTGTTTCTCGCGGATATCCAGCAACAGTTCGGGCTTGATCTCAATGCCTACCCGGACCACATGCAGGGACTCCGGCTCGAAGCCGAGCGGGCGAAGATACGCCTCTCGGACGAGCTCACGACTACGGCGACGCTCGATCTGCCGGAAGGCAAGGGCCGGTTCACGCGGGAACTGACCCGCGATCACGTCGAGGCCCTCTGCACCGCCCTGGTGGAACGCACGCTTGCTCCTTGCCGTTTTGCGCTCAAGGACGCCGGGCTTTCGCCCAACGACATCGACGAAGTCGTGCTGGTCGGCGGCTCGACAAGGATGCCGCTGGTGCGCCAGCGTGTCCAAGCTCTCTTCGGCAAGCAACCGCACTGTGAACTGAATCCCGACGAAGTCGTCGCCCTCGGCGCGGCGGTACAGGCCGACATTCTGAGCGGCGGCACAACCGACATGCTGCTCCTGGACGTCACGCCCCTCTCGCTGGGCATTGAAACGATGGGCGGCGTCATGAGCAGCCTGATTCGCCGCAATACGACCATCCCCGCCGGTGCCAAGGAAATGTTCACCACCTATGTGGACGGACAGACCGGCGTGGACATTCATATTCTCCAGGGCGAGCGGGAACTGGCAAAAGACAACCGCAGCCTGGCCCGTTTCCGGCTGAAAGTCCCGCCCCTGCCGGCTGGAGTCCCGCGCATTGAAGTCACTTTCCTGATCGATGCCAACGGCATCTTGAATGTGATGGCGAAAGACATGCGAACGGGAGACACCCAGTCCATCGAAGTCAAACCGTCCTATGGACTGTCCGATCAGGAAGTCGAGCGGATGATCGAAGATTCGTTCAAGTTTGCCGCAGACGACGTCAGCGCGAGAAAATTGATTGAGGCCCGGCTCGACGCCGGAGCGCTGATCACCACAACGGAAAAATCTTTGGCAGACGGCGGGCAGCTGATCACCGCAGCGGAAATCGATGCCATTCGCAACGCCCTCGCCGTGCTGGCCGCCGCCAAGGAGGGGAACGACACCCGCGCAATTAGGGCGCGCATGGCCGATCTCGAACAGGCCGCAAAAAGCCTCACGGTGGCCATGCTGGACGATTCCCTCAAGCGAGGGCTGCAAGGCAAAAAAGTCTCCGAGGTGACATAACCCCTGGCAACGAGGACGCGCGATGGATTTGAAGTGGCAGAATACGGAAGATATTGCGATTCGCCTGGTCGAAGAACATCCGGATGCGGACCCGCTGACCATCCGCTTTACAGATATGCACGCCTGGATCGTGGCTTTGCCGGACTTTAAGGACGACCCCAAAAAGTCGAACGAGAAGATCCTTGAAGCGATTCAGATGGCCTGGCACGAGGAATATCAAGACTCACAAGCCTAACGCCCTCACGGCGCAGCGACACCCTCTCCGACAGGCCCCCCTTCAGGAATCTGATCCAGCTTATAAAAATCGGTCGGGCCAAGCCGGCGCACCGCCGATTGCGTCGGCTCGCTTCCTTTGGTAAACAGCTCGACAGCCCCCTTTTCTCCATCGCCTTCTTGCTCTGACTCCAACAACCCGGTCGCGGAATCGACCTTCACATACGTGATGCCTTCGGGAATTTCGAACGGCACCACCGGTAGCTGAAGCAGCGCGTCCTTCATGAACTGAATCCAAATCGGCAGCGCCGAACGGGCGCCGGTTTCGCTCTCTCCCAAGGGGCGGCGATCGTCGAACCCAACGTACACGCCAGTCACCAAATTCGGCGCCCCGCCGATAAACCAGGCATTCACATATTCGTTCGTCGTGCCGGTCTTTCCAGCGATCGGCCGGTCGATCACTTTCGCCGCCTGCCCCGTCCCTTTCTGAATCACGTCTTCCATCATATTCGTGATGAGGTAGGCCGTCTCCTTCGCAATAATTTCGTGCGGCTGTTCCTCCATCGTCTCAAGCGTGTTGCCGGCGCTGTCCTTCGCCACTTTAATCGTGAACGGCTCGGCCCTCGTCCCCTTATTGAGAAACACGCCGTAGACCGAGGTCAGTTCCAGCAGTCCAATAGAAGACGACCCCAACCCCAGAGATAAATCAGCGGGCAGCGGGCTTGTCACACCGACCGTTCGCGCGAACTCAATGACGTTCTTAACGCCCACCTTGTCGAGCAACCGCACCGTGGCCAGATTGTGCGAATGCGCCAGCGCATCGCGCAACGTCACCATGCCGTGGAATTTCCGTCCGTAGTTCTCCGGCTTCCAGATCTTGTCGTCGGCCTCCTGCTCGTACACTACCGGCGCATCGAGAATCTGCGTCGCGGGACTCATTCCCTGCGCCATCGCCGTCGCATAGATCACCGGCTTAAAGGCTGAACCGGGCTGCCGATGGGCCTGCATCGCCCGGTTATACTCACTGCGTGAAAAATCGTACCCGCCGACCATTGCGCGAATCGCGCCGGTGCGCGGATCGACCGCGACCAGCCCGCCTTCCACGATCGGCGTCTGTTCCAACGCCAGCTGCATCCCGTCCTTCGCCAGCTTCTTGACGCTGACCTCAATCACATCGCCCGGCTTCAACGTTTTTTTGACGTCAGGCATCACCACCGCATCCTGTATCGGATCGGTCCCCTTGAGCACCCGTTTGGCCCAAGCCATGTCATCGAAAAAGAGCTTGGCCTCTTGATCCCCGAGCTGGACCACATAATGATCCTTGGCTTGCTTCAAGACGATCCCCTCGAGAACATCCCCCACTTTGATCGGCTGATCGGAAAGCGCCGCCCCTGGCATCTGTACCGTCGCAAGCTCGACCGACTTCTTCGGCCCGCGCCACCCTTGGCGCTTGTCGAGATCCCGCACACCCGCAAGAAACGCGCGCTCCGCGGCGCGTTGCATTTCGAGGTTCAGCGTGGTGAAGATCTGCAACCCACCCTTGTACACCATGGTTTCGCCGTATTTTGCGACCAGTTGCTGCCGCACATGCTCCACGAAATACGGCGCAATCTGTTCGCTGCCAGGCCGGCGGAATTTCAACTCCTCTGCAATCGCGGCATCGCGCTCGGCGACGGAAATGAATCCCGCCTCTTCCATGCGCGCCAGCACATGTTCCTGGCGCTTCTTCGCCCGCTCATAGTTTGTGAACGGGGAAAACCGGCTCGGCGACTTCGGCAGACCTCCGAGAAACGCCGACTCGGCCAGCGTCAGCTTTTCGATCTCTTTCCCGAAATACGATTGCGCCGCAGACGCCACGCCATAGGACCCCTGGCCGAAATAAATCTGGTTCAAATAGGTTTCAAGAATCTGTTCTTTCGTGGACACCGCTTCCATCTTATAGGCCAGAATCAATTCCCGCAGCTTCCGATCGTACGATCGCTCCGCGGATAAGAAGAGCGACCGCGCCAGTTGCTGCGTAATCGTGCTCGCCCCCTCCACCTTCTTTCCGCCGTGGCGAAGATTGGTCCAGGCCGCCCGCAAAATCCCGATGTAGTCCAGCCCCGGATGCTCGAAGAACCGCACGTCCTCCGTCGCAATCACGGCTTGCGTCAATGTTTTCGGAATGCGGTCCAGAGGAGTCAGCGTCCGTCGCTCAATAAAGAATTGCCCGATCGGCTGCCGATCGTCGGCATACACCGTCGTAACCAAGCTCGGTTGATACCCCTGCAAGAGATCCAACGGAGGAAGATCCTGCGCGAGCTGCCAGATCACGCCGGCTGCGGCCGTCACACCCACAATGCCGAGCGCGCACAGCGTCAAGAGGGTAATCTGCCACCAACGCCAGGCGCGACGCGAAGGCTGCTGTATTTCAACGAACCGGTCGTCACCAGGCATTCTCGGGCACGCTCCAACGGGGGAAAAAGTCGTTCGGCAGGGTTACTTCGTCACCTTACAATGCATCCTTCCAAAACTCAAGCAGACCAATCAATCGGACCCGACGCACCATCAGACAGAGCCGTCAGGCAGAGCTGTCAGGGCCATTCAACAGAGCCGTCAGGGCCATTCAACAAACCATCCTCAGCAGAATTCGCGAAGCCGCGTTATCCAGCCTCGCATTCATGAACCGCTCAAGGCGGTACAGGAGTTTACCGAAAAGATACCTGGAGATATGGACGACTCTGCGCTCCTAGGGGCCATCCTGGTCTTAAGGACAACCGCCTAACGCACGAGACCATCGCACGTTGAACCGGACGCCACTGAACGCCATGAAGCCATTCCTACAACCGCAAGATGAATACCGCCGCCTGGACGCGTTACTGCGCTACGGCATTCTGGACTCCGACGCCGAGCCGGCCTTCGACGATCTCTGCCACCTGGCGGCACAGATCGTCGGAGCGCCCATGGCCTACATCGGCTTCATGGATCGAACCCGCCTCTGGTTCAAAGCCCGCATCGGAATTCCCTCCACCGAACTGCCACGAGCGCGCGCGCTCTGCGCCCATGCCATCGAACAATTGCATCCTATCGTGCTTCCCAATACCTTGGCCGATCTTCGATTTGCGAATCACCCGCTCGTCACAGAAGAGCCGTTCATTCGCTTCTATACAGGCATTCCACTCCTCACGGCCGACGGGCATGCGATCGGCACCCTCTGCGTGCTCGACTGCCATCCCCGCCATGTCAGCCCAAAGCAGGAACAAGCCCTCACGGCCTTAGCCCGGCAAGTCATGAGCTTGCTGGATCTCCGACAGCGCACAAAGCAACTCGCCCAAAGCGCACAGGCTCACCGGCAAACCGAAGCGATGCATGAGCGGCTGCTGCTGGCCTTGGGACATAGCACCGAGGGCGTCGCCCTCCTGACCAAGGACGGCCGCTATACATTCGTCAACGACGCTTTTGCCGCCATGCATGGCTTCCGTCCCATCGACCTCATCGGGCAGTCATGGACCATGCTCTATCCGCCCGAATGGATCGCCAAGCTCGAAGACATTTTTTTCCCGCTCCTGCGCCAGCACGGCGCCTGGAGAGGAGACCTGATCGGTCGCGCCAAATCCGGCAAGTCCATCTGGGTCGAAGCCGCCTTGAAGACGCTCCCGGAACGGCACCATGAATCGCAATGGCTGATCTGGACCTGCAGCAACATCACCGGGCAAAAACAAGCGCTGGAGGAAATCGCCGATACCCGGGCGCGCCTGCAAACCGTCCTCGATTCGGCCACGGAAATCGGCATTATCGCGACCGACCCGCAAGGCATCCTCACCCTCTTTAACTTTGGCGCCGAGCGGCTGCTGGGTTACCAGGCCGATGAAGTGATCGGCCTG
Proteins encoded in this region:
- a CDS encoding scaffold protein (Evidence 2a : Function from experimental evidences in other organisms; PubMedId 10393315, 11994302, 15153099; Product type f : factor; MaGe:77307474) encodes the protein MAYSDKVVDHFNNPRNMGSFKKDEDGVGTGMVGAPECGDVMKLQIKVQNDTIVDAKFKTFGCGSAIASSSLATEWLKGKTIEEAQKIKNTDIVQELNLPPVKIHCSVLAEDAIKAALADYQKKADSK
- a CDS encoding Chaperone protein HscB (MaGe:77307476), with the translated sequence MNGHTHSTSDRRELQMARSMCWHCQSEVSGEYFCDRCVKVQPVSKELDYFTCFGIPRRLSIDQQQLETKFYELSRAFHPDFYQNKSGAEQTISLGNSAMLNTAYRTLRDPIQRAEYLLDLEAGAVKEIRTTPPADLFEEILDLQDTLNEFRAGDKTSDEAATLRAALQSKRATLEQRQRDMEAQIQQLFVRWDALQDRGEATEQARAERDRILKEMRDILSNRTYVKNIVNDLVATIV
- a CDS encoding Chaperone protein DnaK (MaGe:77307477), with translation MSRIVGIDLGTTNSLVAYMDKGTPRVIAGRHERAMVPSVVALTDNGLIVGDPAKEHLTRNPERTVYSVKRFMGKGLADVQNELAYFPYTLTEKGGVIRIALGEKTYSPPQISAMILKELKLRAEAFLGESIAKAVITVPAYFNDSQRQATKDAGMIAGLEVLRIINEPTAASLAYGLQEKTQGTIAVYDLGGGTFDISILKLKNGIFEVLATNGDTHLGGDDFDRLIADLFLADIQQQFGLDLNAYPDHMQGLRLEAERAKIRLSDELTTTATLDLPEGKGRFTRELTRDHVEALCTALVERTLAPCRFALKDAGLSPNDIDEVVLVGGSTRMPLVRQRVQALFGKQPHCELNPDEVVALGAAVQADILSGGTTDMLLLDVTPLSLGIETMGGVMSSLIRRNTTIPAGAKEMFTTYVDGQTGVDIHILQGERELAKDNRSLARFRLKVPPLPAGVPRIEVTFLIDANGILNVMAKDMRTGDTQSIEVKPSYGLSDQEVERMIEDSFKFAADDVSARKLIEARLDAGALITTTEKSLADGGQLITAAEIDAIRNALAVLAAAKEGNDTRAIRARMADLEQAAKSLTVAMLDDSLKRGLQGKKVSEVT
- a CDS encoding Protein IscX (MaGe:77307478), which produces MDLKWQNTEDIAIRLVEEHPDADPLTIRFTDMHAWIVALPDFKDDPKKSNEKILEAIQMAWHEEYQDSQA